The following coding sequences lie in one Thermotoga sp. genomic window:
- the porD gene encoding pyruvate synthase subunit PorD has product MSLKSWKEIPIGGVIDKPGTAREYKTGTWRVMRPVLHKEKCIDCMFCWLYCPDQAVIQEGGIMKGFDYDYCKGCGLCASVCPKQAIEMRPETEFLGEEG; this is encoded by the coding sequence ATGTCTCTGAAAAGTTGGAAAGAAATCCCTATCGGAGGAGTCATTGACAAACCGGGAACGGCAAGAGAGTACAAGACAGGAACATGGCGTGTGATGAGGCCTGTTCTTCACAAAGAAAAATGTATAGATTGTATGTTCTGCTGGCTTTACTGTCCCGATCAGGCAGTTATCCAGGAAGGCGGTATCATGAAAGGATTTGACTACGACTACTGCAAGGGTTGTGGACTCTGTGCAAGTGTCTGTCCAAAGCAGGCCATAGAAATGAGACCCGAGACAGAGTTCTTGGGTGAGGAGGGATGA
- the porC gene encoding pyruvate synthase subunit PorC, translating into MPVAKKYFEIRWHARAGQGAKSASQMLAEAALEAGKFVQAFPEYGAERRGAPMRAFNRIGDEYIRVRSAVENPDVVVVIDETLLSPTIVEGLSEDGILLVNTVKDFEFVRRKTGFNGKICVVDATDIALQEIKRGIPNTPMLGALVRVTGIVPLETIEQRIEKMFGKKFAPEIVEANKRALKRGYEEVKCSE; encoded by the coding sequence ATACTTCGAGATTCGATGGCATGCACGAGCCGGTCAGGGTGCAAAGAGTGCTTCTCAGATGCTGGCAGAAGCGGCACTGGAGGCAGGAAAGTTTGTTCAAGCGTTTCCGGAATACGGTGCAGAAAGAAGGGGCGCTCCCATGAGGGCGTTCAACAGAATAGGCGATGAGTATATCAGAGTGAGATCTGCAGTAGAAAATCCAGATGTTGTTGTAGTGATCGATGAGACACTGCTTTCCCCCACTATCGTGGAAGGTCTGTCAGAGGATGGTATCCTCCTCGTGAATACGGTGAAGGATTTCGAATTTGTCCGGCGGAAAACGGGTTTCAACGGAAAGATCTGTGTGGTTGATGCCACAGATATCGCTCTTCAGGAGATAAAACGCGGTATACCGAATACACCTATGCTTGGAGCCCTGGTCAGGGTAACGGGTATCGTCCCACTCGAAACGATAGAACAGAGAATCGAGAAGATGTTCGGAAAGAAGTTCGCCCCTGAGATTGTCGAGGCAAACAAAAGGGCTTTGAAACGGGGATACGAAGAAGTGAAATGTTCAGAATGA